A single genomic interval of Aegicerativicinus sediminis harbors:
- a CDS encoding TetR/AcrR family transcriptional regulator produces the protein MEGLGIKLIVNPNLYNKNPESSDLGRSIISNSIEMILEHGFESFTFKKLGAAIGSNESSVYRYFDNKHNLLMYLINWYWSWMEYRLVFLTNNISDPKEKLETAITQLVSLVKEDDQFSFINESKLQWVLIAESGKVYQINLVDEENQQGFYRTYKRVVQRVSDMILDINPNYEFPHMLVSTIVEGANHQRFFSEHLPSLTDYDEKKDCVVSFYTQLVLNTLN, from the coding sequence ATGGAAGGATTAGGCATAAAACTTATCGTAAATCCAAATCTTTATAACAAAAACCCTGAATCATCAGATCTGGGTCGAAGCATTATTTCCAATAGCATTGAGATGATATTGGAACATGGATTCGAATCATTTACATTCAAAAAATTAGGCGCTGCTATTGGTTCTAACGAAAGCTCAGTGTATAGGTACTTCGATAATAAACACAATCTGTTGATGTATCTTATCAATTGGTATTGGAGCTGGATGGAATACCGATTGGTTTTTCTAACCAACAATATTTCAGATCCTAAGGAAAAACTTGAAACTGCCATTACCCAGCTAGTATCCTTGGTAAAAGAGGACGATCAATTCTCCTTCATAAATGAAAGCAAACTACAATGGGTACTTATCGCTGAATCTGGCAAAGTCTATCAAATTAATTTGGTTGACGAGGAAAACCAACAGGGGTTTTATCGCACTTATAAAAGAGTGGTGCAGAGGGTAAGTGATATGATTTTAGATATTAACCCAAACTATGAGTTTCCACATATGCTTGTTTCCACCATCGTTGAAGGAGCCAACCACCAACGATTTTTTTCGGAGCACCTACCATCCTTAACTGATTATGATGAAAAAAAGGATTGTGTGGTAAGCTTTTATACACAATTAGTTCTCAACACCCTAAATTAA